One stretch of Pelmatolapia mariae isolate MD_Pm_ZW linkage group LG3_W, Pm_UMD_F_2, whole genome shotgun sequence DNA includes these proteins:
- the LOC134624094 gene encoding uncharacterized protein LOC134624094 — protein sequence MDSGSLHHEINLALPDLHEETKRAVIEHLTDIIGVRNREDLLFVEPDDIKPFLTPIQSRRLVQVFRKASGQLPSTQPNVSNTSWISNFSVPWEKMPTRLLQALASGGMAHPEDRRIMIRTVVEGMRVHCPNPNRAACGEVARAIVSKYPATFADKTAEGEQLGCGYYSLLKQLKTRVEHVNRDNVSSRIRQPRKRSTRENNEGDVAIKRGRSELDSYGCINWQPTTLPEGETTETLETKRQTMSAVFRSAGPQAIETTDVNTYMSLTYIYQRHMLNSWPAPTLCEVQEHWPFLFTKRGLCTHFHTLTDIEVETRLSEALLTKGRRILNFFQSQRLQWNKEIEHLLRECDSAKLNHNQIATAAILLLMKYFQEKEDSIFILADAFSTKMSAEREMTLPITPRVIALGNNFMSASRWMISLEGKVFYEPEQMHDFASTLAVFFASYYVFNLEYQESASITLEMIQRFFVRINPDMGTKCPAKLGTSRKTGRVIKRKVTSISPRITTFLQRLSEFEWRTSN from the exons ATGGACAGTGGCAGCCTACATCATGAAATTAACCTGGCATTACCTGACCTGCATGAAGAGACAAAGAGGGCAGTTATTGAGCACCTGACAGACATTATTGGTGTCAGAAACAGAGAAGATCTCCTGTTTGTTGAGCCTGATGATATCAAACCTTTCTTGACACCAATTCAAAGTCGAAGACTTGTTCAAGTATTCAGAAAAG CATCAGGTCAACTCCCTTCCACACAACCAAATGTAAGCAACACCTCCTGGATCAGCAATTTTTCAGTTCCCTGGGAGAAGATGCCAACAAGACTTTTACAGGCCTTGGCATCAGGTGGAATGGCTCACCCAGAAGACAGGAGAATAATGATTAGGACTGTTGTAGAAGGAATGCGAGTACACTGCCCCAACCCTAACAGAGCTGCTTGTGGGGAGGTAGCTAGAGCTATTGTATCTAAGTATCCCGCTACCTTTGCAGATAAGACTGCAGAAGGTGAGCAATTAGGCTGTGGTTATTATTCCCTACTCAAACAGCTTAAAACAAGAGTTGAACATGTAAATAGAGACAATGTCAGCAGCAGAATCCGGCAGCCAAGGAAAAGGTCTACCAGGGAAAACAATGAGGGTGATGTTGCCATCAAAAGGGGGAGATCTGAACTTGATAGCTATGGTTGCATCAACTGGCAACCCACAACCCTACCAGAAGGAGAAACGACTGAAACTTTGGAGACAAAAAGACAGACTATGTCAGCTGTCTTCAGATCAGCAGGTCCTCAAGCAATTGAAACAACAGATGTAAATACTTATATGTCTTTGACTTATATTTACCAGAGGCACATGCTTAATTCTTGGCCTGCCCCCACCTTATGTGAGGTTCAAGAGCATTGGCCATTTCTTTTTACTAAAAGAGGCCTCTGCACTCACttccacacactcacagataTTGAGGTAGAAACACGTCTCAGTGAAGCCCTTCTTACGAAAGGAAGGAGAATTTTGAACTTCTTTCAAAGCCAGAGACTTCAGTGGAACAAGGAGATTGAACATCTGCTACGTGAGTGCGACAGTGCAAAGCTGAACCACAACCAGATCGCCACAGCAGCCATCCTTCTTCTGATGAAGTACTTCCAAGAAAAAGAGGACTCAATCTTCATCTTGGCTGAc GCTTTTTCCACCAAGATGTCTGCTGAGAGAGAGATGACCTTACCCATCACACCAAGGGTAATAGCGCTTG GGAATAATTTCATGTCTGCAAGCCGCTGGATGATCAGTTTGGAGGGCAAGGTATTTTATGAGCCTGAGCAGATGCATGACTTTGCCAGCACCCTTGCTGTCTTCTTTGCGTCATACTACGTTTTCAACCTTGAGTATCAGGAGTCAGCGTCCATCACACTGGAGATGATACAGAG GTTCTTTGTGAGGATTAATCCAGACATGGGAACAAAATGCCCTGCAAAACTTGGTACAAGCCGCAAGACAGGTCGTGTCATAAAGAGGAAGGTTACAAGCATCAGCCCTCGGATCACCACCTTCCTCCAGCGGCTCTCTGAGTTTGAATGGAGGACTTCCAACTAG